In Fragaria vesca subsp. vesca linkage group LG1, FraVesHawaii_1.0, whole genome shotgun sequence, the sequence ACAACTTCACAACTAACAATAATAAAATTATCAAATAAACTCGATTCCTTATGAACCCATGTGAGATTTACTCACAATATAAAAATTGCATCATAATCATCATCAAAACCATTACCATCGTCATCAAAATCAACATCACCAAAATAAATAGGTCACAAAGTGGACCTTAGTGAGATTTTACTCACCTCAAAGTCTTCGCATGCACAACACAAGCATATAGCACAAAACCACACCCACAAGTCACCTATTAACAAAAACGTTAACCTTAGTAACTATGAAAAACAACATTAACCGGCTCGAACCGAAACTCAAGTCCTAACCCACGAGCTTGCCTCTCGCGACAAAACTTCCTCCTTGACCTCTAAAAGGTCGCCGAAACGTCCAACACATCCCATAGAACTAACCAGATTCTCATATTCGGATTTACTCAAAAATGAACCGAACAAAACTCAACTCCAAGGGGAAACCCTAGCATACAATAATGATAACCAAAACCTACAACCCACATATCAACACGTTCGTATCGAAGAGTACTATTTAACCAGCACCACAAAACACCTCAGACACTACCGGACGCACCGCCAAGCGCCACCACAAGCGGCGGCGAGTGGGCCCCACGGGCCACCACGAAACTTCCGAATTTGGGCAAACTCAAAACATCAAACTTGTAGATTGAGGAGAGGGGAGCATCTTTTATACCTGACGTTTGAGCCAATTTGGCCGGAAACCGGCCGGAATTGTCCAAAAGAAGACCGGCTGCCAAGGCGGCTCAAACCGACTTCTAGACCTCAAAACGAGATGAATGGCAGCTTGAAACGTGCTTAGCCGGAAGAAAGCTTCAAGAACCGAGCAGCCTCACCTCCAGTCGCCGCCGTACACGGCCGGAAAGTCGCCGGGTCGAAGTCGGGTCCGCTAGCCTCTTTGTGGTGTTCGATTCTCTCAAATTCGGGTCGAGTCGTCCTCACCCACCTACACAGGGAGGACCACGCCAAGGAGAGGAAAAAGACTTGACCGGTGCCGACGTCTAGGTCGGTTGGAGGTGGCCGGAAAAGCCGGGTCAAGTCAATCGGGTCCGGGTCAGGTCAGCTGAAAAACTTTGACAGTGAGGGTGAGGCGCGGGAGAGAAGGGTAGAGAAAAAAAAAGGGTTTTCCGGAAAAATGAAATGAGAACCCTAACTTTTTCTTATTTAACACAAAACGCCGGAAAACCATGAACTTCTGCTGACCATAACTTCTTCATACGAAGTCCGTTTTACGTGTGCCGCGTGTCTACGAACTTGTATCGCCATGCTCTACAACTTCCGTGAAGGAAGTTTTCCGAGAAACCCAACAAATTAAAAAGTCAACTCTTGACCTTTCAAAATAAAACATTTTCAAGGAAATAAAAACTCGACTACTTTCAGTCCACTCACTAAACCACAAATTCATACAACTCTTACTTAAATAATTTCTAAAATAAAATTATAAACTAACAACAAATTTCCGAGGTATTACACTCGCGCCCCTCATAGGTAAGGAGTCCTAGGTATTTTCGTGATTCTCAACCACTAGAACTCCCAATGTTGTTGAAATTTCTTCCCCTACGTTCTTACTAAAAGCCACAACGCTCTTTTGATAGTTGACCCGCTGGCTAGACGCCTGACCATAAATGTCCAAAGTCCTCATGATATCATTACAAGACTCTGAAGATGCATTAGCAAATAGTAGACAGTCTTTAGTAAAAGAAAATGATTCACCGTCAGGGCCCGTCACAAATTGTGATTCCCGGTAACACTCCTCGCTCTACCACTCTGGCTTAATAGAGATAATAAACATTCCGCCCCCAGCAGAAAGAGATAGGGAGAAAGGGGGTCATCTTGCCTTAGACCTCTCGTACGATTGACGAGTCCTCTGGGTTTACCCCTGACCAGGAAGGCATATCTGACTGTGATACATAACACATTGCATCACCAAATCAATCTAGGAACCACTAAAGCCCATTCTCTCCATGACACTTTTCAAAAACCGACACTCCATTCTATTATAAGCCTTACTCAGTTAAGCTTTGTTTTTAGTAACATTAGTTTTGTTTCTCTATAAGTTAACGAGAAAATCAGAAGTGTAGATTGTAAAATTAATTCTATTTTTTTTTCATTTTTATATTATGGTCTTATAAAGAGTAGAGAAACTAATTTTAGAACCAGTGCAAGGTAGTCTAGTGGTACTTGTTTAGTTGGGTGTACTCCATAACCTAGGTTCAAATCACGACACTGTCAAAAGTGGCCAAGTGAGGGGTTACGGATTAGTCCTTTGGGTCTAGGATGCCTTTGGGATACCGTGATCTTGAATAAAAAAAAGGGTTAACGTCTGCTACACACACACATATATATATATATATATATATATATATCTTCAGTGCACGACGTGTATGTTCACATATATACGTTGATGGTCAGGATTAAAGGAAATAATATAGAAAGATGGTGGTCAAACATATGAATTGTTATGAACGGTTAAAATTATGTCATGTAAATACACGTCGTGCATATAAAAATTGTCTAAAAAAAAAAAAATAGAACTAATTTTGGAGGGTCCATAACGGTCATCGTACGTGGTTCACCCGCTCAAACTGCCACAACCGCCCAAATCCACAAGAGCTCAACCGAACCCATCCATGGCGTCCTCGATCACTCTCTCTTCCCCCTCCTCCTCTTTCCTACTCTCCCACACCACCCGCCTCCACTTCCGAAGCCCCAGAAATCTCTCCACCACCTCCACACGACGACCTCTCTCACTCTCTGTCTCTGCTTCTTCCTCTCCCTCTCTCCAAGCCTTGATTTTCGACTGCGACGGCGTCATCCTCGAGTCCGAGCACTTGCACCGCCAAGCTTACAACGACGCCTTCGCTCACTTCAACGTCCGCTGCTCCTCCTCTCAGCCCCTCGTTTGGGACCCCGACTTCTATGACCAGCTTCAGAACCAAATCGGCGGCGGCAAGCCCAAAATGCGGTGGTGCGTTTCCCAATGTTTCTTTCAAGATTCTGTTTTGTCTTTATGAGAAACCGAAACGTTTGATGTTTTGGGTTTTGGTAAACTGGGGTGTTTTGATTTGTTAAGGTACTTTAAGGAAAACGGGTGGCCGTCGTCCACCATCTTCGAGAAGCCTCCGGAAGACGATGAGGGTCGAGCCAAGATCATCGACACTCTTCAGGTTTTAATTAGATTCTGAAAATATGAACAGAAATATATGGTTGTTTCTTATGTAGTATGTTGATTTTGGTATGGTGATGTAGGATTGGAAAACTGAGAGGTATAAAGAAATTATCAAGTCCGGAACTGTAAGGAGACACTTCTGCATTTTCGTTTGCTTCTCATATTGTTATTGGGTGTGAACAATTTGATAAAATAGCTCTGATTATTGTTGTTATTATTATTTTGTAACAGGTGGAACCAAGACCAGGAGTTTTGAGATTGATGGATGAGGCCAAGGCAGCTGTAAGATTACATTTAGCATTCAAATTGCAATTTTCTTGTTACGGTACTTTATCATTTATATATCTGCAATTTGGTTTTTACAGACTAACTTGAACAGTTGTGTTTGTTCTTGGCAATACTTCGTTTTCTTCTTGCATAGTTTTCTTTCTCTCCCACCATTTTTAATGTGTGTTCTGTTACACCAAACTACAGAAGGGCCTCTTTGATTCTTGTGGGAGTGATTCTGTCTCTCTCATTGTTGTAGGGGAAAAAGCTCGCTGTATGCTCTGCAGCTACTAAAAGCTCAGTTATACTATGTCTTGAAAGCCTGATAGGAAACGTAAGCCTTTTCACCAACATTGCTCCTGTTAGAAGTACTATCTACCTCTCTCTTTCTACAAAGTGTTTATCGATTCATTGTACCTTTCTTATTTTAGGAGCGCTTTCAAGGTCTTGATTGCTTTCTTGCTGGTATGTTCACTACTTTCAGAATGTGATATCTATTAGGACTTATTGGTCAAAACCTTGTGTGAGAGACATGTTATGACTTATTACACTACTTATCAGCATATGCTCTCTATCACGCCAATTACACATGATTCATTTTCCAACTTCATTATTTCATAATTTTCTTCATTGTTGCCTAGAAGCCTAAATCAAATACCATTATATTTATGGATTAGTTTAGCTGCAAGTGTTCATGGAGGGTACCACTGTTCAGGGACTTTTGTTTCAGTAATATTGAGGCTTTCCAGTTCAGCTGATTTATGGAACTGGTACTTTAGAGAGTCGGATATTTTTAACTTCAATAATTTCTGTTGTTTCCTATGCAGGTGATGATGTGAAGGAAAAAAAGCCCGACCCTTCAATATATCTTACAGCTGCCAAGGTAAACAATCTACATCCTAAGTTGACATTTGTGAATGTGAACATCCACAATTTCTACCTTCACTGCGAATTTCTTAACACCGAAACTCCAACTGCTTATGCCTCACAGAGACTCGGTATCTCAGCAAGCGATTGTTTGGTTGTGGAGGACAGTGTTATTGGGCTACAGGTACATATTGTTTTATCTTAGTAATCAGTTGCTTAATGTGTAAACATATTGCATTTTTAACTGGATGTCGAAACTTCAAGAAATTGGTCCGATCCAGTTGGTAACATTTGGGAATATTATAGTTTTCCTATGCAAAGCCGGAAATTGCAATGTAGCATTTTTTTTCTTACAAATCCTTGGAAAAAATGGATGAATACTTGGCTTACTAATACATATATTGAAAAAAGAATTACCAGCTGAAGTTTTCACATAAATAGTTATTGCCTATGAACATAATTCAGTGGACGTGGTTCAATTCTTATGGAAATTAACTTGTTCTGTAGGCAGCAACAAAAGCTGGGATGTCATGTGTGATTAGCTATACATCTTCAACAGCTGACCAGGTAGCCTCTTACTCTTATAATAAGGATTTCATTGATCTAGATGATCTGAAGTAGCTAGGAATTGACGGCCAGATGATTCATAGTGAAATGACTAAACTATCTGTTTTTTTAATTTGATCTAGGATTTTAAAGATGCAATAGCAATATATCCTGACTTGAGTAACATAAGGTACTGGAACTTATTTTCTTCTCTCGCCTATATATTTACTTTCATTTTGTGTAGTTTGAGATACTGACATAGTTCATATATACAACTGCAGACTGAAAGACTTGGAATTATTACTTCAAAATACTGTCATTGCCAATTAGAAAAGTGCACTTCATCAGACCTTTTAGCATTTTCTCTTATATTTGTCATTTCAGAGGTCCTAAATATGCGTTAATAAGTTCCTTCTTGTTGTAATGTTAAATGGGCTACAAAGACTGGGTAGATTGTTCTTGTTTGATTGTAGAGAACACTGCAGAAAGCAGAAGAAGCCAATTTATTTACCTTAATCATGTTCTTTTGTTGTTCAACATATAGATTGTCAAAACAGTACATGTATTGTTGAAATGATGATATTTATATGTCCTATGATCTTACTCTTGAACACAAAGATAAATAGAAATATTGATTTAATACATAACCCAAATATTCTGAAACTGTAAAACAGTCGCTTATTCATGAAGTGCGTTACCTCGACTAGATAGACAATCTTAATAGGAACAAATGATAAACATTAACAAAAAAAGAAAATACTGAACTGGAGACAGAGATAAACCTTAGCCATAAAAAGGCACACGTACATATTAAAAAGAAGTTGAAGTTGAAGTGTTGAACCTTATTGCAGACACTGCTCAATCAATCTATCAAAATTATTGTACGATGATCCTCCAATATCAGTAGCTTCCATTGCTTTCTTCTTCCATTCCTTTGCCTTTTGCCTCATCTTCCTGCCTTTCTCTCCCTCCAGCATTTCCTTGACAAGTTCTTCAATCTCATGGCGCTTAACATCATTGTTCACCTCCATACCAATTCCCCATTCAGAACACGCGAAACGGCAATTTGTTTGCTGCTCAGCAAAGAAAGGCCAGCAGATTACAGGCACACCCTCTGATATAGTTTCAATAGTAGAATTCCAACCACTGTGTGTTAAAAAGACCCCAACTGATGGATGTGCTAGCACTTGCTCTTGTGGACACCAACTTGCTATGTAACCCCTATCCTTGATCGCCTTGAAAAATTCTTCAGGCAAGACAACAGAATCCCCTTTTACCACATCAGGCCTAACTATCCACAAAAAATGGTGCTTGCTATTTGCAAGCCCCCATGCAAATTCTCTCAAATGTTGGTCTGTCATCATAGTTACGCTCCCATAGTTCACATACACAACCGAATCGGGCTTCTGTTTGTCAAGCCATTTGAGGCATTTTGCGTCTTCTTTCCATAAGCCTGAACTGAGGGACTTGACCAATTTATTCTCAGGCACATGCCTACCAAGCAAAGCAAGTGGACCTATTGTGTAAATGTTGGGGAACATGGCTGAGATTTCTTCCAACACTTCATGCTCCAATTCGTTAAACGTGTTGAAGATGATTGCAGAGGATTTCAAGCAGTTTTGTGCTTCGGATCCCAAGAAGTCGAACATTATGTCGTTAACATCAGTGACTCTGATGAAGCTAGGGATGTCTTTGAGCCTCACATTCTTCATGCCTGGGATCCAATCAACTGGCTTATCAAGTGTACCATCTTGCAGGAAACTTTCATCTATTTGAAATGCATACAAGTCAAAAATGTACGTGATTAGATAATGTCGATAAGTTTTCAAGCCAAGAAAAAAAAATCATTATAGAGGACTATTTATGTTCATTAGATTAAGAATAAGTACGTTATACATACTTATTAGATCAAATATAAATAAAATCATTTGAAATTGTTCTTTGGTTTGAGTTTAGAACTTTAGATCGATTTTCTTTAATTGATGGGTGATATATATCTCTCTTTCATCATCCCATATTTCCATTGTCTCAATGGAAAATTCTGCGATGCAGATAGGCATAGCATACTTGATTCTTAGGCAAACTTCTTTAAAATTCTCCCCCCACCACTCCCTGCTAGCACATGCAACCTCATCAGTTGTATGTATGCCATGCCTATCTGCACCAAGGACAAACCCTAACTCAATAGTCAGCTTTCGGAAAGAAATGAAGTACCTTTGAATGGAACAATGCCTCGTTTGACAAGTTCGCTGTATTGCAAGTACGCCATGAAGCCACAAGCAGAAGCAGTCCAAAACTGAACCTCCGGAATCCCTAGTTCCTTAGCAACTTCCCTCCCAAATCCCATGATACCATCAGAAACTATACAAGTAATCTGCGGCACTTCAGACGAGCAATTGAGGTTAGTCACCAGCTCCTTAAAAGGGCCTCGACATGTTTTCCTGGTGGAGTCGCATAGAGGTGGAACATCTTGGGTTGCATCTTTATCTGAAGGTGGCAACCCGTCCGGTATGGTTGCGAACTGGAAGTCCGGTAGTCCCTTGATGGAGTCGGGACCTCTGGATCGGATCAAACGCCGGTGGTTGAACTCGGTGTTGACAAAGGTTATGTGGAATCCCCTCGAGTGCAGAAGCTTGGCTAATTGCATCATAGGGTTAACATGGCCTTGTGCTGGGAAAGGGACACAGACTGCATGGAGTTTTTTGGCTCCTAATTGTGCTGAACCCATCTTAATCTATGATCTTAATTTTTGAAGTACGTAAGTAGCTAGGCAAATAAGCTCAATTTATAGCAACATTTCTATTGCCAAAAGAAGAAAAAAGAAAAGAAAATTCGAGGTACTATCCAACTACTTTGGTTTCTAGTTACATATATACTTACATTTATGTTATTCTTCCAACTACTATCCACTGTACATATCGCAAGATAACAAAGAAATACACTCTGATGCTCTGAGTTCTGGCACAGATGTAAAATGTAGCCATCCTCTATCAATCCTTATCAACTAACTATAAACTTCACTCGTTATCTTATGAGTATGCATGACGTTATAAATAGATGGCATGCATCATTAACATAATTTTAGACATATTTACAATATTGTCATGCATCTTCAAATTACTAAAACATATATAGTGGAAGTTGTTTGCAGTTATTGAATTCGAACTAGACCCAACACAAAATTATTGATGTATAAAATCTTCAATATCTCAACAAACTTAATCCGAGCTGCATAGGGCAAAAGGCCATGAACCATTCACATATCTATCGAGCACAATGTGGAATAATCAATCACGTTCACTTGACTGATTCATAAGCATAATAGTTGACGTGTGTGAGTCTGTGACTCCACAAATAATTGATGAAACAAGTATGAAGTGTAACTGTGTGAGTTACCTTTGCAAAAAGGCAACCAATCTCATTACGTTTCTGTTAATTTAGTAGTTAATACTTGCAGGTCCAAGTTTAAGGGAGTTGGAACTAGCTAATTGATTCTGAAGGACCAAAGAAAATATGGAGTTAAATTGATTTCAAGTACTGTCAGCTTCTTCATCGATCACTAGCTAGCCTCGTGTTAGTTGCTTAGCTTAATTTGCTCAGATGCAAGCATTGAGTGCTCTGGATATTCAAGTACCGGTAGCTTATGTTTGGAGAAAATTTTTGTTTTTTTCGATGGTAGAAAAATCACATTCCAAAACACAACCCGTAACACGTACACCCTGAAGGTGATATATTTTTTTTTATCCATACACTTGGCAAGTTGAGGGTGAGTGTGGCTCATCCACACTCATAGCACTCTCCTTCATAATAGGAATCAGATTTGCTGACCAACACATCTGTTAGTCAGCTGTGACCACCCAATCATATCTCTCTTCTCTCTCTCTCTTTCTCTCCCTCTCTCTTCTCTCTCTCTTTATCTCCCTCTCTCTCTCTTTTTTATTGATTGGTCACAGTTGACCAACAAATCAGCAAATCTGATTCCTTCATAATATAGTCGAACAATGAGCATGTCAATCCAAATAAGGAAGGGTATTGACTCCAGCCTTGTGCTTGAGAGGAATGACCATGTATGGTTAAGGCATATTAGCTTCACGCTTAACATGCTTCCACACTTGAACATTGAGGAGAGTAGCAAGTTGATGAATATCTCCAAGTAATGAACGTATTCACCAAAAGGGGTGTCATGCAAACCAAGTAAGCATTCTATTAAGATTTTGGAACCTCCTTCCTCTTCAATCTTTACAAAACCCATAGATTCAAGCAGCGTAGTCCAGCACGTAGCTCTAAGGTTTCAGCCACAAGTATGTATATATCACTATAAACTTGATATATACTCTCCTCAATGGTCGAATTGTGATGCTTAACTTGATCTAGTCCCTCAGCATATATATTGTGCACATTTTATTCTCCTTCTTTTATCACTATAAACTTGCTACTCTCAAAGGAACGTGAGAGACCTGATTACAAAGACCTGTTATTAGTTAATTTGCTTAACAATGAGGACTATAAGAAATATCGAGGAAAAAATTTAACTCTCAATCACATCAGGATTTGATTGTGTGTCGATGAAAGCATTTGCCACTCTAATATATTTAGTCAATAATTTGGTACTGCGTTTTCTAAAGGTGCGAGTTACGTACACTTATAATACAGGGATTGTGATTGTGATTGTCGTCGTGTTCTTCTCTTTCTCAAGAATTGAATTGCGTGGCACCGACTAGCCTCTTTTTGATGGACAAACTGATAATTGCATAGAAATGATTTGAGCTAAGGCTAGAATATAGATTACAAATATTCAAAAGAATAAGCAAAAACACTTGTGACATTCGACTATCCATTACATCAAACTGATCGACACTCCAAACAAGCCTTTAAAAGTTTAAATAACACCAACAAAGCAAACACCAAAATAAAAGCTAAACATTTAATTACACTTCTTTTCTATTAATTTACACTTGCCTAGTCACTAGTTTTGCCATTTTGGTGAAATTGCATGAAAGTCTATACGATGATCCTCGACAAGTCAATGAATTGGGTTAGTCGTTAGGGAAAATTTGTAGCAATAGATTCGTAGCAACAATAATCTAAAGTGAAGACTAGTCGACCCAAAATAGAACGTAACTTTTTTAGGAAACGACATTGTACGTTGTGATTAACTTAATAACAGCAACAACATAACGTCAAAGAAAAATTGCATAATGAATGAATCTGATGTATGAGTTACTATGAGGCATGTCAAATTTCCCACAGAGGATCATGGCCGGCCGTCGGCGGAGGCTGTGGGGGACTTGATCTCTGCCTAAGAAGCTTGCTCGTTCGGAGCAGCACCACTAGCCGTCGACAGAGGAGATCGTGGTCTTCGGACTGAGAGAGAGAAGAACAGCTAAGGTATGAAAAAGAATGAGTTGGGTATTATCCCTCAATTGATTCTTAAATACATCTTAAGGAGTACTAGAGTTAACGGCATGTACTTAAATTGGGTTGGGTTCAATAATCCATGAACTCATATGATAATTTCGGAAGTTAAGTAATCAAAATTCTAAGAGGCGAATATTCATGTATTGTTTTTTAAATTTTACATTCCTGATAATCTAATAGCTAGGAATCTTATATATGCGAATATGACATACGCCAATTGGTATATCATATCAAGTACATTATTAGAATTTAGAAGTATGCATCTAACATTTGTGGTGAGATATATAGTAAAATGAGAAAATTACATGACCAAATTTATAAACATAAAAAACCTATTTTCAATATTTTTTGTACAAATTAGGACATGAGTGTAGGCCCAAAATTAGTGGTACCAAATCTGATCCAAACTTTCATAAGCAAATGACCAATATACCCACCGTGTTATCTTCTTTCTTCACCACCCATATCGATTTGATTCTCTCTCTCTCTCTCTCTCTCTCTCTCTCTCTCTCTCTCTCTCTCTCTCTCTCTCTCTCTCTCTCTCTCTCTCTCTCTCTCTCTCTCTCTCTCTACTCAGTACACACCATCATCGCCACCCCTCCTCCTCCACTGCCTCACCGCCGCCGCCGCAACAATTGACTGTTCCCCTCATCCGCGCCACACCATCGCCGTCCTCTTCTTTCGTCAACGCCACGTCAGAATCAACAGTAGCAGAATCGCGTCTTCCTCTTATCTAAGCTTGATCGCATCACCTCTGTCCTCCGACGCTCATCGAAGAGGCTCGCCGCATGATGACGCTCGACAACTACAACGCCCGGATCGTATCACTTCAGTCCTCCGATGTCGGATCTCATACAACATCAAGCTCTTAGATCTGGTTATGCAAACTGATGTGATCTGGTCATCATATTCATATCCTAGCACCTTGTCATGATTTGGTTTGAATTTGAAGCATTGCATATGTTGGAGCAAACCTTGGTGCATGGATTTGATCTTCAATTTATATGAGATGTTCATGGATTTGATCTTCAGTTGGTATGAGATGCATGGTGTCACCGTCTCTCATTTGTCTCACTCAGTAGTAGTGATATAAATGAGGTTGAATGGTTTGGGTTTTGGTTGATTAGTAGGTGATGTCATATATGAATGAGGTTTGTTGTGAGAACATGAATGAGATCTGTTTATCTGAATGAGGTTTGCCTATCGGGATAAACCATTGCTTGTTGTGGTAGATGCAGTTTTAAAGTTCATTAGCAGTGATACATACAGTAGTAGCAGCGCTATCATCAGAGTGAGCAGTAACAGCGCTAGCATCAAAGTTGGTAGTAGCAGTGCGCTAGCATTAGAGTCGACAATAGCAGCACGACAGTAGCAGCTTTGTTTGATTCCGGAGAATTGCCTAAAAAAATTGTAATAACTACTTTTTATCGGGTGCTACTGTGCTACTTGGCAGTAGCACCTAATGTGCTATGTGCTACTCGGCAGTGTGCTACTGTGCTATTGTGCTACTTGGCAGTAACACCCAATGTGCTATGTGCTACTGTGTTACTCGGTAGTGTGCTACTATGCTACAAGTCGACAGTAGCAATTGATATGTACTGAAAGGTATTTTAGTAAAATTGTAGTGACAGATGACATGTTGATATTAGTTTGTCCTAATTTGTTAATATTTGTCGTTAAATGTGTAAGATATTGTGTAAAAGATGTATTTGTAAACTGAAATTTGATTAGTAACTTTATAGTAATTTACTATAGTAAAATTGATATCATATCATATCTAAATTATTAGGGGTATGCATCTAGATTCTCTTTCACTCTTTGTGGTGAGATTAAATAAGTATAAAATTATCTTCTGAGGAATCAAATTGTAAGAAATTAAAATTTGCGCCTAGCCTTTAACACTTGATAG encodes:
- the LOC101302404 gene encoding UDP-glycosyltransferase 85A2-like, yielding MGSAQLGAKKLHAVCVPFPAQGHVNPMMQLAKLLHSRGFHITFVNTEFNHRRLIRSRGPDSIKGLPDFQFATIPDGLPPSDKDATQDVPPLCDSTRKTCRGPFKELVTNLNCSSEVPQITCIVSDGIMGFGREVAKELGIPEVQFWTASACGFMAYLQYSELVKRGIVPFKDESFLQDGTLDKPVDWIPGMKNVRLKDIPSFIRVTDVNDIMFDFLGSEAQNCLKSSAIIFNTFNELEHEVLEEISAMFPNIYTIGPLALLDQHLREFAWGLANSKHHFLWIVRPDVVKGDSVVLPEEFFKAIKDRGYIASCGWNSTIETISEGVPVICWPFFAEQQTNCRFACSEWGIGMEVNNDVKRHEIEELVKEMLEGEKGRKMRQKAKEWKKKAMEATDIGGSSYNNFDRLIEQCLQ
- the LOC101302119 gene encoding protein CbbY-like, translating into MASSITLSSPSSSFLLSHTTRLHFRSPRNLSTTSTRRPLSLSVSASSSPSLQALIFDCDGVILESEHLHRQAYNDAFAHFNVRCSSSQPLVWDPDFYDQLQNQIGGGKPKMRWYFKENGWPSSTIFEKPPEDDEGRAKIIDTLQDWKTERYKEIIKSGTVEPRPGVLRLMDEAKAAGKKLAVCSAATKSSVILCLESLIGNERFQGLDCFLAGDDVKEKKPDPSIYLTAAKRLGISASDCLVVEDSVIGLQAATKAGMSCVISYTSSTADQDFKDAIAIYPDLSNIRLKDLELLLQNTVIAN